In Caproicibacterium amylolyticum, a genomic segment contains:
- a CDS encoding response regulator transcription factor — MNKDKILVVDDDREITKAIALLLQKEGLAAECAYDGMEALEKVTDPQVCLLIIDVMMPKLDGLSAVLRIREKRNLPILVLSAKSEDSDKILGLSMGADDYITKPFNPMELMARVKSQLRRYKTLGSRNEEQRQGILRTGRLAFNPTAKQLTADGEAIHLTATETKIVALLMENLGRVFSAEEIYRRVWDEDAYSVENTVMVHIRRIREKIELNPKEPEYLKVVWGLGYKIEKIL; from the coding sequence ATGAACAAAGACAAAATACTGGTTGTAGACGATGACCGGGAAATCACAAAGGCAATCGCGCTGCTGCTGCAAAAAGAGGGCCTTGCCGCCGAGTGCGCCTACGACGGAATGGAGGCGCTCGAAAAAGTGACGGACCCGCAGGTCTGCCTCTTGATTATCGATGTGATGATGCCAAAGCTGGACGGCCTTTCCGCTGTGCTGCGTATCCGCGAAAAACGCAACCTGCCAATTCTGGTGCTTTCCGCAAAAAGTGAGGATTCCGATAAAATTCTCGGTCTTTCCATGGGCGCGGACGACTACATTACAAAGCCGTTTAACCCAATGGAATTAATGGCACGGGTAAAGTCCCAGCTGCGGCGGTACAAAACGCTTGGCAGCCGAAACGAAGAGCAGCGGCAGGGTATTCTGCGCACCGGGCGGCTTGCCTTTAACCCGACAGCAAAGCAGCTGACCGCCGACGGCGAGGCGATTCACCTGACCGCAACGGAAACAAAGATTGTCGCGCTGTTGATGGAAAACCTTGGGCGTGTCTTTTCCGCCGAGGAAATCTACCGCCGCGTATGGGACGAGGACGCCTACAGCGTAGAAAACACAGTGATGGTACATATTCGGCGCATCCGCGAAAAAATCGAACTAAATCCAAAAGAACCTGAATACTTAAAGGTGGTGTGGGGACTTGGCTACAAAATTGAAAAAATACTATGA